From the genome of Ectobacillus sp. JY-23, one region includes:
- the nadD gene encoding nicotinate (nicotinamide) nucleotide adenylyltransferase, with product MGKIGIFGSSFDPITDAHLFMAKTLADLCGFRFVEFVPCCQYRGDGKVTKTSDEHRWNMIQLAIRNNPLFRADDYEMKERAGIGKQYTYFTMEYFKQKYPDDEVYFIMGADLLANIDNPETPIHRRWKYREELIRENKFVIMSHGGIDMPKVISKSLLLRKYHDGTRFHLVDKGIAMEVSSKYIRDEIGMGRYPRYLMRDEVYDYIMKHGVYSKE from the coding sequence ATGGGAAAAATAGGTATATTTGGCTCTTCTTTTGATCCAATTACGGATGCACATTTGTTTATGGCAAAAACACTTGCGGATCTGTGCGGCTTTCGATTTGTAGAATTTGTACCGTGCTGTCAGTATCGCGGTGATGGAAAGGTAACAAAAACGAGTGACGAGCATCGCTGGAATATGATTCAGCTGGCAATTCGCAACAATCCGCTCTTTCGTGCCGATGACTATGAAATGAAGGAGCGTGCGGGTATCGGTAAACAGTATACATATTTTACCATGGAGTATTTTAAACAAAAATACCCAGATGATGAAGTGTACTTTATTATGGGTGCAGATTTACTGGCGAATATTGATAATCCGGAAACACCGATTCATAGGCGCTGGAAGTATCGTGAAGAACTTATTCGTGAAAATAAGTTTGTCATCATGTCACATGGCGGCATCGACATGCCAAAGGTAATCTCGAAAAGCCTGCTGCTGCGGAAATATCATGACGGTACACGCTTTCACCTGGTTGATAAAGGAATCGCAATGGAGGTTAGCTCCAAATATATTCGCGATGAAATTGGGATGGGACGCTATCCACGGTACTTGATGCGAGATGAAGTGTATGACTATATTATGAAGCATGGGGTATATAGTAAGGAATAA
- a CDS encoding glycosyl hydrolase family 18 protein: MKRKKQSSYFSLLLTAVCLLAVFIGGWTAPPAVQVEAAQNHKIVGYFTSWGIYGRNFQVEDIDGTKLTHINYAFADICWDGRHGNPSPDSPNRNTWSCTDAAVPLQNKQVPNGTIVLGEPWADVSKSYAGKTWAECEQAKCGNFGKLLDLKKKYPHLKTLISVGGWTWSNRFSDVAADPQTRQVFAKSAVEFIRTYGFDGVDLDWEYPVEGGLSGNSYRPADKQNYTLLLQDIRNELNKAGVEDGKTYLLTIASGASAQYVKNTELSQIAAIVDWINIMTYDFHGGWETQTNHNAPLYATVNDPQKDKGFTVDESVTRYQQAGVPMSKLVLGMPFYGRGWKGVANGNNGEYQTATPGYDGSIVPMGTWDDWSSGASGVFDYGDLVANYVNKNGFTRYWNDTAKVPFLYNPTTGVFISYDDIESFGHKTNYIKAKGMGGAMFWELSSDCRTSSKYTCTGAKLLDKLATELLGTTPNPGDTEAPAAVKNVTVSGKTANSVTLAWTASTDNVGVAGYDVSYGTTKVATATNSITISGLQAATDYTFTVTARDSAGNVSLPGSVTVKTNDATTPPPTGDAQVTFTITSDWGTGFNFNVTIKNNSAAPIKNWRLAFDYDGNITQVWDAKIISKTGTRYVLESVGWNSEIPAGGTVSFGGGGSGAATSQIQNVVVTGN; this comes from the coding sequence ATGAAACGAAAAAAACAATCATCTTATTTTTCGCTTTTGCTGACTGCAGTATGCTTGCTGGCCGTGTTTATAGGTGGTTGGACGGCACCACCAGCTGTGCAGGTGGAGGCAGCGCAAAATCATAAGATTGTTGGCTATTTCACATCATGGGGCATTTATGGGCGTAACTTTCAAGTAGAAGATATTGACGGTACAAAGCTGACTCACATCAATTATGCATTCGCTGATATTTGCTGGGATGGCAGACACGGTAATCCATCACCCGACAGTCCAAACCGCAACACGTGGTCTTGTACAGATGCAGCAGTGCCTCTGCAAAACAAGCAAGTACCAAATGGCACTATTGTGCTGGGAGAGCCGTGGGCCGATGTCAGCAAATCGTATGCGGGGAAAACTTGGGCCGAGTGTGAGCAAGCTAAATGCGGGAATTTTGGTAAATTGCTAGATTTAAAGAAAAAGTATCCTCACTTAAAAACGTTGATTTCTGTAGGTGGTTGGACGTGGAGCAACCGTTTTTCAGATGTCGCAGCTGACCCGCAGACGCGGCAAGTTTTTGCCAAATCCGCTGTCGAATTCATTCGTACATACGGATTTGACGGCGTCGACCTTGACTGGGAGTATCCAGTAGAAGGCGGTTTGTCCGGCAATTCGTATCGACCTGCAGATAAGCAAAACTATACGCTGTTGCTACAAGATATTCGTAATGAATTGAACAAGGCTGGGGTGGAAGATGGTAAAACCTATTTGCTGACAATTGCTTCCGGTGCGAGCGCACAATATGTGAAAAATACAGAGCTGTCTCAAATAGCTGCTATTGTTGATTGGATTAACATTATGACATACGATTTCCATGGGGGATGGGAAACGCAAACTAATCATAATGCGCCTTTGTATGCCACCGTGAATGATCCGCAAAAAGATAAGGGTTTTACAGTTGATGAATCTGTGACCCGTTACCAACAAGCCGGTGTACCGATGAGTAAGCTTGTACTGGGTATGCCGTTTTACGGGCGCGGCTGGAAGGGAGTTGCGAACGGCAATAATGGTGAGTATCAAACAGCTACACCTGGGTATGATGGCTCAATTGTACCGATGGGAACATGGGATGATTGGTCATCCGGTGCAAGCGGTGTATTTGATTATGGTGATTTGGTCGCCAACTATGTAAATAAGAACGGCTTTACTCGTTACTGGAATGATACAGCGAAAGTTCCATTTTTATACAATCCGACTACAGGAGTGTTCATCAGCTATGATGACATTGAATCTTTTGGGCATAAAACAAACTATATTAAAGCAAAGGGTATGGGCGGTGCTATGTTTTGGGAATTGAGCTCCGACTGCCGCACGAGCTCGAAATATACATGTACAGGCGCGAAACTACTGGATAAACTGGCAACAGAATTGCTTGGTACTACCCCGAATCCAGGCGATACAGAAGCCCCAGCCGCTGTGAAAAATGTGACTGTTTCTGGTAAAACAGCAAATAGTGTAACGTTAGCTTGGACAGCATCAACAGATAATGTTGGAGTGGCAGGATATGACGTCAGCTACGGTACAACGAAGGTAGCAACAGCGACGAACAGCATCACCATTAGCGGTCTACAAGCGGCCACTGATTATACCTTTACCGTCACGGCTAGAGACAGTGCAGGCAATGTGTCTTTACCGGGAAGTGTAACAGTAAAAACCAACGATGCAACAACACCGCCGCCAACTGGTGATGCACAGGTTACATTCACCATTACATCTGATTGGGGCACAGGTTTTAATTTCAACGTAACGATTAAAAATAATAGCGCAGCACCTATTAAAAATTGGCGCCTGGCATTCGACTATGATGGCAACATCACACAAGTTTGGGATGCGAAAATTATCAGTAAAACCGGCACACGCTATGTTCTGGAAAGTGTAGGCTGGAACAGTGAGATTCCTGCGGGCGGCACAGTTTCCTTCGGCGGAGGTGGAAGCGGTGCGGCTACTTCACAAATTCAAAATGTGGTTGTAACAGGCAATTGA
- a CDS encoding MarR family winged helix-turn-helix transcriptional regulator, with the protein MNYELRESLGFIINSAGRAMSNRLAHNIKQAGVDLTFEQWTVLNVLWERDGRPQTDLACMTDRDQPSTSRIVDNLIKRGLVCRKVDAKDRRVKLIYLTEEGKVLKNAAVAEAQRTIEEASEGISPASVELCKEVLRKIAANLQ; encoded by the coding sequence ATGAACTACGAGCTTCGAGAATCGCTTGGTTTTATCATCAATAGTGCGGGAAGAGCTATGTCAAATCGCTTGGCGCATAACATAAAGCAAGCGGGAGTTGATTTGACCTTTGAGCAATGGACTGTGTTGAATGTATTGTGGGAACGAGATGGGAGACCACAAACCGATTTAGCCTGCATGACTGATCGAGACCAGCCTAGTACATCCCGTATTGTAGATAACTTAATTAAAAGAGGGCTTGTTTGCAGAAAAGTAGATGCAAAGGACCGCCGGGTTAAGCTTATCTATTTGACTGAAGAAGGAAAGGTGCTGAAGAACGCTGCCGTTGCTGAGGCGCAGCGTACCATCGAAGAGGCAAGTGAAGGGATTAGTCCGGCGTCTGTGGAGTTATGCAAAGAGGTGCTTCGAAAAATTGCTGCCAATTTACAGTGA
- a CDS encoding MFS transporter has protein sequence MILSKQAIRLLSFLLIISVMNATMFNVALPTIASDFTLSPSQVSWVVTGYIIVYAIGSVVYGKLTDQYQLKHLLTAGLSVFALGSLFGLLAQNYSMLIGARLLQSLGASVIPAVAMSVPVKYVEPENRGKMLGIISSSLAFGTAIGPIISGLFTGSVGWRYLFLISLLALLTLPGFWKNLPKDQPQRGRVDVLGAGLLAAAIAAVMLAITNSNTVMLIIALLAGIVFVWRSKRTAYPFLNMGLFMNKQYGKALLVSFLFSGAVFGVTFITPIMLARLNNLPPAEIGFMMFPGALAAALLGRVGGTLTDRKGSTVTVVTAFGMLMLAYMGLSTASGQSKWFILAFLILANIGFTFGQTAMASLVSGALAREQAGAGMGVFSMLNFIASALIGAIMGKILDAPSHRISVNLLVQDKAAFLFSNSYLICLGLLLLASLVFMRLRRK, from the coding sequence ATGATTCTATCCAAACAAGCAATTCGCCTGCTTAGTTTTTTACTGATTATTTCTGTTATGAATGCAACGATGTTTAACGTTGCGTTACCGACAATTGCTAGTGACTTCACTTTGTCTCCGTCACAAGTGAGTTGGGTTGTAACAGGATACATTATTGTATATGCAATTGGTTCAGTCGTATATGGTAAACTTACTGACCAATATCAGCTCAAGCATTTATTAACAGCAGGACTTAGCGTTTTTGCACTTGGTTCGCTCTTTGGCTTATTGGCACAAAACTACAGTATGCTCATTGGTGCGCGCTTACTGCAATCACTTGGTGCATCTGTTATTCCAGCTGTGGCGATGAGTGTGCCTGTTAAATATGTAGAGCCAGAAAATAGAGGTAAGATGCTGGGGATTATTTCCTCCTCGCTGGCATTCGGTACTGCCATCGGTCCTATTATTTCTGGCTTATTTACAGGCAGTGTGGGCTGGCGTTATTTGTTTTTGATTTCTTTGTTAGCGTTACTAACGTTACCTGGTTTTTGGAAGAACTTGCCCAAGGATCAACCGCAGCGAGGACGTGTGGATGTACTAGGTGCGGGGCTTTTGGCTGCTGCCATAGCAGCTGTAATGCTTGCCATTACAAATAGCAACACCGTGATGCTTATTATCGCCTTGCTTGCGGGAATTGTATTTGTATGGCGTTCTAAACGAACCGCATATCCGTTTTTAAATATGGGACTATTCATGAATAAACAGTACGGTAAGGCGTTGCTAGTTAGCTTTTTGTTCTCTGGTGCTGTATTTGGCGTAACATTTATTACTCCCATCATGCTTGCACGTTTAAATAACTTACCGCCTGCTGAAATCGGTTTTATGATGTTTCCTGGTGCTTTAGCGGCAGCTCTTCTCGGTAGAGTTGGCGGCACATTAACAGATAGAAAGGGAAGCACTGTAACAGTTGTAACAGCCTTTGGTATGCTGATGCTTGCGTATATGGGATTGTCGACGGCTTCTGGACAAAGCAAATGGTTCATTCTTGCATTTCTTATTTTGGCTAACATTGGCTTTACCTTCGGACAAACAGCGATGGCAAGTTTGGTATCTGGCGCGCTTGCGCGTGAACAAGCTGGAGCGGGTATGGGTGTTTTCTCCATGCTGAATTTTATAGCAAGTGCATTAATCGGCGCTATCATGGGGAAAATCCTAGATGCTCCGTCCCATCGCATTAGTGTGAACCTACTTGTACAAGATAAAGCAGCCTTTTTATTCAGTAATAGCTATCTGATTTGCTTGGGGCTACTCTTACTCGCTTCTCTAGTTTTTATGCGTCTGCGTCGCAAGTGA
- a CDS encoding DUF1349 domain-containing protein, protein MILFEDFKSHMDVRLRWFSPPKAYRIESNTLIIETEKGSDFWQKTHYGFEADNGHFLHCELRGNFRLTTKVRPKPLHRYDQVGVMVRFSTDTWIKASVEYIPAAPNKLGAVVTNHGYSDWSTQEMQDDTAELYFRISRIENDFYVDYSEDGEVWKQLRMAYLFADADKPILAGVYACSPQEEGYEAHVSFIQIEELSGDRTKVYG, encoded by the coding sequence ATGATTCTTTTTGAAGACTTCAAAAGCCACATGGATGTGAGATTACGTTGGTTCTCACCGCCAAAAGCCTATCGTATTGAAAGCAATACATTAATAATAGAAACAGAGAAGGGAAGCGATTTTTGGCAAAAGACACATTACGGTTTTGAGGCGGATAACGGACACTTCTTACACTGTGAGCTCCGAGGGAATTTCAGGTTAACAACGAAGGTTCGTCCTAAGCCTCTCCACCGGTATGACCAAGTGGGTGTAATGGTTCGTTTTTCAACAGATACATGGATTAAAGCATCGGTTGAATATATTCCGGCCGCACCGAACAAGCTTGGTGCTGTCGTAACGAACCATGGGTATTCTGATTGGTCCACGCAAGAAATGCAGGACGATACAGCTGAGCTATATTTTCGTATTTCACGTATTGAAAACGATTTTTACGTGGATTACTCGGAGGACGGTGAGGTGTGGAAGCAGCTACGTATGGCGTATTTGTTTGCAGACGCAGACAAGCCAATTCTGGCCGGTGTTTATGCCTGCAGTCCGCAAGAAGAAGGATATGAAGCACATGTATCCTTCATACAAATAGAAGAGTTGTCTGGCGACCGTACAAAGGTGTACGGATAA